In a genomic window of Urocitellus parryii isolate mUroPar1 chromosome 11, mUroPar1.hap1, whole genome shotgun sequence:
- the Or10t2 gene encoding olfactory receptor 10T2 — MRGFNTSTVVTHFVLVGFSSLGELQLLLFVLFLLLYLTILVANVTIMAVIRLSRTLHSPMYGFLFILSFSESCYTLVIIPQLLAHLLSATKTISFVACATQLFFFLGFACTNCFLIAVMGYDRYVAICHPLRYLLIMNRRLGLGLVSLSGVTGFFIALVATNLICDMPFCGPNRVNHYFCDMAPVIKLACTDTQVKELALFSLSILVIMVPFLLILISYGFIVNTILQIPSAEGKRKAFATCVSHLTVVFVHYGCASIIYLRLKSKSASDKDQLVAVSYTVVTPLLNPLVYSLRNQEVKSALKRVMAMPKATRMS; from the coding sequence ATGCGAGGTTTCAACACAAGCACGGTGGTGACCCACTTTGTCCTGGTGGGCTTCTCTAGCCTTGGGGAGCTCCAGCTGCTGCTCTTtgtcctcttcctgctcctgtaCTTAACCATCCTGGTGGCCAATGTGACCATCATGGCCGTCATCCGCCTCAGCCGGACTCTACACTCTCCCATGTACGGTTTCCTCttcatcctttcattttctgAATCCTGCTACACTTTGGTCATCATCCCTCAGCTGCTGGCCCATCTGCTCTCAGCCACCAAGACCATCTCCTTTGTGGCCTGTGCCACCCAGCTCTTCTTCTTCCTTGGCTTTGCCTGTACCAATTGCTTTCTCATCGCCGTGATGGGATACGATCGCTAcgtggccatctgtcaccccctgAGGTACTTGCTCATCATGAACAGaaggctagggctggggttggttTCTCTATCAGGAGTCACTGGCTTTTTTATTGCTTTGGTGGCCACGAACCTCATTTGTGACATGCCTTTTTGTGGTCCCAACAGGGTCAACCACTATTTCTGTGACATGGCACCCGTGATCAAATTAGCCTGCACTGACACCCAGGTCAAAGAGCTAGCTCTCTTCAGCCTCAGCATCCTGGTGATCATGGTGCCTTTCTTGTTAATTCTCATATCCTATGGGTTCATCGTTAACACCATCCTCCAAATTCCCTCCGCCGAGGGCAAGAGAAAGGCCTTTGCCACCTGTGTGTCCCACCTCACGGTGGTCTTTGTCCACTATGGCTGTGCTTCCATCATCTACCTCCGGCTCAAGTCCAAGTCAGCCTCAGACAAGGATCAGCTGGTGGCCGTGAGCTACACTGTGGTGACGCCCTTGCTTAATCCTCTTGTCTACAGTCTGAGGAACCAGGAAGTAAAGAGTGCCCTGAAAAGAGTTATGGCAATGCCTAAGGCTACCAGGATGAGCTAA